The Verrucomicrobiia bacterium DNA window GTGATGTTCTCGCTCAAGGGGGAGTACATTATCAAGCTGCCGCTGGATGTCTTGCGCGTGGCCGTTCCACTGGCCATCTACTTTTTGATTATGTGGTTTTCTTCATTTCTGATTTTACGAAAAATGGGCATCCCCTACGAGGGGGCCACGGCGGTGGCCTTCACCGCCGCCAGCAACGACTTTGAGCTGGCAATTGCCGTCGCCGTGGCGATTTTTGGCATCGCCTCCAACCAGGCCTTCGCCACGGTCATCGGCCCCTTGATTGAAGTTCCCGTACTGGTACTGCTGGTTAACGTGGCGTTGAAATGGAAGGGAAAATTCGCTTCACAAACCGCTTGACGGATGGGGGAAAGGGAGTTGTATATTCCCCCCCGACAAGCAGTTTAACCGTCGCACAGAGGAGGTAAGATGGAACGTTTGCGTCCGCTTTTAGCCGAGTTTATAGGAACTTTTATTCTAATTTTCATTGGGGCGGGGGCCGTCTGCACGGATGGCTTCACGGTCGGCGGCGTGGGGTTGGTCGGCATTGCACTGGCCCATGGGGTGGCGCTTTTCGTCATCGTTTCGATTTTCTCCTACATTTCAGGCGCGCACGTCAATCCGGCGGTCACGGTTGGTGTGCTTCTGGCCCGGAAAATCGACGCCGCAAAGGCCGTGGGCTATCTTATCGCCCAGCTTTTGGGGGCCGCCGTGGCGGCGTTTGTTCTGCGATTGATTTTCACGATGGATATCTGGGGGCCGGTCAATTTAGGGACGCCGGCGGTGAGTGATTCGATTGGAGCGGGGAAAGCGATTCTAATCGAAGCGATTTTGACCATGTTCCTCGTGCACGTCGTTTTGGCCACGGCGGTGGATGAGCGGGGGCCCAAAGCGATTTTTCCCTTTTCCATCGGGCTGGTTCTCACCATGGATATCTTGGTCGGCGGGCCTTTGACCGGGGCGGCAATGAACCCAGCGCGGGCTTTTGGTCCCGCTTTAGCCGCCGGCTTTTGGGCCAATCACTATGTCTATTGGGTCGGGCCGCTTTTGGGGGGCATCGCCGCCGCGCTTATCTACAATAAATTTTTCGCCAAGAAAGCGTAACAGATTTCAGAAAGCGAAAAGCCGGGTCGTTTAAGACCCGGCTTTATTATTTGCGAGAGAGTTAATCAGCGCGAGATTGTGATGTCGCCGAAGGCGGTGTGGGCGTGGACCCGCAGGCGCCTGGCCTGCGATTCGAAATTCGGGTCGGCTTTGGAAAGCTGGTTGCCGATTCCCTTCTCGGCCTGCCCCAAAATTTTGATATCCCCAAAGGCCGAGCCGCCGGAGGCGGAGACGGCTACGCCCTCCGGCACTTTCACCTCCACGTCCCCAAAGGCGGTGTGGAGGTAGAGGGCGTTTTCGCCGTCGGAAAAGCGGGCGCGGGTCAAGTCCAACTCCACATCCCCGAAGCCGGTGGAGACCTCCAGCCCGTTGGGGTCCAGATTTTCGCCGGAGAGTTTGACGTCGCCGAAGGCGCGGAAGATGTGCTTGTCCGTCATTCCTTCATTACCCGCGGCGGGCGGGCGGGGGCGGAAAAGGAGAAGAAATCCGATGGCGATCAAAAGCAGGGGGAAAAAGAGGGCCAGGGCGTCGCCGAAGTCAAAATCGATGACGTCGAAATTGTTCAGAATCCAGAGGATGCCGACGGCCAAAAGAAAAAGCCCCCAAAAGCCGCGCCAGAAGTTCCTGCGATTCATCGGCTTAATTTACGCATAATTCGGGAAAAAAGTTGCCGGAAAAACAAAACTTCTCCCTGCCATTCCGAGCGAAGCGTGGACGAATTTCTAACCCCTATCTTTGTAGGAGCACAATATCTTGTGCCCATTTCCCCCATCAGCAAATTCACTACAACTTCGGAGTGAAAAACGGGTGGTGGGCCTTTAGTAGAGGGACGTGGTTCGGGGTAATCCCCAAGCCGCCATCCCTCTCGTGCAAACGGGTCGGTAATGGCGCCGCATTGGGCGTGCCAATGCCGAACCCCGTAAGGACTAAGGGTGCCGGTATCAACCACAAAACACGGCCACCCTCCCTTCCGGGGTTGATTTCCCCCCAGTGGTTGAGGGGAAAGGACGGCTGACTTTTCTTACCAACCGGTAACCCCGCTTCATCCTTGAAAGGGATAAGCGGTTTTAGACCCAAAGCGCCTTCGCGGGGGCCTGCCGCGCGCAGGGCAGAACAAATACACAGGCGGGCCGCACGGAGAGGACCACCATACCGGGGAACCGATTCCCCGTATCAGCGTAGGTTCCGTCTCCCACTTTCACGGCCGTTTTAAAACCTGTCGCACGTAAAAAAAAGAAACAAAAAAAGGAAAGGCGAGAGGGCCGGGCCGCAAGGCCCGCCTCTCCCTTCCCTTAAAATAAAAACGTAGGGGCGTACCTTCAGGTGCGTCCTTGGGTGAACCTAAAGGTTCACCCCTACAAAAACGCCTGCAAAATCCCCCCGATTTTGTAGCCGGTACAAAGTTACTGCTATAGCTGCGCCCAAAATTCTCAAAATCGCAAGCACAAGGCCTGCTTTTTTGTGGGGGAAAGCGGCGCGTCCGGCGGACTTAAATCCGGCCTTTGAAGAAGATGCGTTTGGGGTTCCAGAAGTGCAAAAGCCGGGTCATAAATTCCTCCCCCTGCACGCGGGAGGCGAGCTCGCGCAATTCCTCGTTTAACTTGTCCAGCTTTTTATCCTGCAGGCGTTCCAGGCCGCCGGCGGCGATGAAGAGCCGGATTCTATCCAGTTCGCCGGAATCCAGCCAGACGCCGTGGTCGCCGCAGCGGTCGATGACGATGCCGGAGATTTTTGAAAAATTCTCCCGGTTCATATAGCGGCCGCAGCGGGGGCAGGAGACATATTGGATGGGGCCAGTTTCGGGCTTGTGCCAGTGGTTTTTGGAATCGGCGAATTCTCTCGCCAATCTTTGCGGGTTGGTGGCGCGGGCGAAGTTTTGATAATCGAGCCAATATCCGCCGCAATTTGGGCAGGTTTCCAGTTCGTCTTCCCCTTCCGCTTTTACCTTTTTCAGTTCCACGCGGCAGCGGGGGCAGACGGGGGTTTCAATCGTTTTGCCATCGTGAAACAGGGGGCCATTGCAGTGGGGGCAGGTGCGGGCCTTTGCGGAAACCGCGCCGCCGCAATGCGGACAGGTCAAATCGCTTGCCGTGTTTGGTCTTGCTCTTGCCTTAATTTCCATTTCGCCCCCTTTTATTAAAACATCGGCAGAAGAGGGTAATTTTAAAGTCGTTCAATATCGTTATCTAAAAGTTCTGTCATCGCGATCCTCGCCTCGTCTGCCGAAGAAAGAGAGTGTCCACACCGTTGTAGCAGCGAGTTTTTGGCATTCTTTTTTAACCATTCAGCTTGTTGCTTCGCTGCTTCCCAACCCTCTGAACCATGAAGATGGTTCAACGAAGCGTACATAAGAATGGCCCGCAACTGTTCTTCATAATTAACACCGTTTACTTCTGCTGGCAGGTGCCCCTTTTCGACCATCGTTATTGCATCGCGTGAACGAAGAAGAGCAAACTCCCAATTTTTCTCCTTCTCGAAGGCCCTGGCTTCACGGTAGTAATAATAGACCTTCCAGTCTGGAGGCACTCCGGGACACCAGCGTGCCTTGGACCAAAAAGAGGAGGCAGCTCGGTGTTCGCCTAACTCTTCAACTATGTGCCCAATTAAATTGCAGGTTTCATGAGTTTCGAACTCTCCGAGCGCACGGCTCGCTATA harbors:
- a CDS encoding MIP family channel protein, with amino-acid sequence MERLRPLLAEFIGTFILIFIGAGAVCTDGFTVGGVGLVGIALAHGVALFVIVSIFSYISGAHVNPAVTVGVLLARKIDAAKAVGYLIAQLLGAAVAAFVLRLIFTMDIWGPVNLGTPAVSDSIGAGKAILIEAILTMFLVHVVLATAVDERGPKAIFPFSIGLVLTMDILVGGPLTGAAMNPARAFGPALAAGFWANHYVYWVGPLLGGIAAALIYNKFFAKKA
- the liaF gene encoding cell wall-active antibiotics response protein LiaF; this encodes MNRRNFWRGFWGLFLLAVGILWILNNFDVIDFDFGDALALFFPLLLIAIGFLLLFRPRPPAAGNEGMTDKHIFRAFGDVKLSGENLDPNGLEVSTGFGDVELDLTRARFSDGENALYLHTAFGDVEVKVPEGVAVSASGGSAFGDIKILGQAEKGIGNQLSKADPNFESQARRLRVHAHTAFGDITISR
- a CDS encoding zf-TFIIB domain-containing protein, with amino-acid sequence MEIKARARPNTASDLTCPHCGGAVSAKARTCPHCNGPLFHDGKTIETPVCPRCRVELKKVKAEGEDELETCPNCGGYWLDYQNFARATNPQRLAREFADSKNHWHKPETGPIQYVSCPRCGRYMNRENFSKISGIVIDRCGDHGVWLDSGELDRIRLFIAAGGLERLQDKKLDKLNEELRELASRVQGEEFMTRLLHFWNPKRIFFKGRI